In the genome of Dunckerocampus dactyliophorus isolate RoL2022-P2 chromosome 6, RoL_Ddac_1.1, whole genome shotgun sequence, one region contains:
- the si:zfos-323e3.4 gene encoding volume-regulated anion channel subunit LRRC8C isoform X2 gives MIPVGEFRNIGIEQNSKYRVLKPWWDVFSEYLCVAMLMIGVFGCTLQVTRPKLLFLKVYWHCLYFLRHETGLSDSTAVDLHNSVLGRKNNLDIHQYVFINHYCYEKFVHWYAKYFPYLVVIHTMIFMVASSFWFKFPGTSSKLDLFVTILGKCFDSPWTTRALSEVCEERSEEKLVSLRRSTVSKDPPERRTDEEETTLLQRVGSSKSNPDKKSPESQSALSVLDKKGGEEAKALFEKVKKFRTHVEEADILYIMYVLQTSLKVFKFLLIIIYTAALSPNIEIVVRCLVPPELTGFDIYCCNHNKAHLFSKLAYCYISFVGVYGLLCIYTLYWQFHRPLRVYSFEHVRLETGINDIPDVKNDFAFLLHLVDQYDDLYAKRFAFFLSEVSESRLHQLNLNNEWTTKKLRARLAKNASERQELHLFMLPGLPDTVYELAEMQSLKLEQVKNVFISPSVAKLDNLQELWLVYCQAKLQLPALNHLKEQLKVLRLWFEGLDEVPEWMYHLQRLEELHLNGPLATLDSLRELTALRVLTMRSNLTKIPASICDVALQRLSIYNEGSKIQAFSSLKKLTNLVSLELVGCELERIPSAVFSLSNMQELDLKENKLTTVEEILSLQHCQRLVKLRLWHNKITYIPDHISKLHALETLDISWNKLRKLPNRLFYCTKLRHLDVSHNQITSIPPEVGILQGLQFFSAAFNSLETLPDELFSCKRLNTLALGNNCLFVLSSRVANLTQLVRLEVKGNRLDALPAEIAHCPLLTSNGLIAEDSLLEMLPSEMRSRPSNS, from the exons ATGATCCCAGTGGGAGAATTCCGGAACATCGGCATAGAGCAGAACTCAAAGTACCGGGTGCTCAAACCGTGGTGGGATGTTTTTTCCGAGTACCTGTGTGTTGCCATGCTCATGATTGGAGTCTTTGGGTGCACCCTTCAGGTAACACGtcctaaattattatttttaaaagtatattggcactgtttgtattttttgaggCATGAGACCGGCCTATCTGATAGCACAGCAGTCGACCTTCACAACAGC GTGCTTGGCCGTAAAAACAACCTGGATATCCACCAGTATGTCTTCATCAACCACTATTGCTACGAAAAGTTTGTGCACTGGTATGCAAAGTACTTCCCCTACCTCGTGGTGATCCACACCATGATATTTATGGTAGCCAGCAGCTTTTGGTTCAAGTTCCCTGGCACATCCTCCAAACTTGACCTCTTTGTCACCATCCTGGGAAAATGCTTCGACTCCCCCTGGACCACGAGGGCCTTGAGTGAGGTTTGTGAGGAACGGAGCGAGGAGAAATTGGTCAGTTTGAGGAGGAGTACAGTGTCCAAAGATCCACCAGAGAGACGGACGGACGAGGAAGAGACCACCCTCCTTCAACGGGTTGGTTCTTCAAAGTCTAATCCAGATAAGAAAAGTCCAGAGTCTCAGTCTGCTCTATCTGTGCTGGATAAGAAGGGAGGAGAGGAGGCCAAGGCTCTGTTTGAGAAGGTGAAAAAGTTTAGAACTCATGTCGAGGAGGCAGACATCCTGTACATCATGTATGTCCTGCAAACATCACTCAAGGTCTTCAAGTTCCTTTTGATCATTATCTACACAGCGGCACTGTCTCCAAACATTGAGATTGTGGTGCGCTGCTTGGTTCCCCCTGAGTTGACAGGTTTTGACATTTATTGCTGTAACCACAACAAAGCTCATCTTTTCTCCAAGCTGGCGTATTGCTACATCTCCTTTGTGGGAGTCTACGGCTTGTTGTGCATCTACACCCTCTACTGGCAGTTCCATCGCCCCCTCAGGGTGTATTCCTTTGAGCACGTCAGGCTAGAGACGGGCATCAACGACATACCCGACGTGAAGAATGACTTTGCCTTCCTGCTTCACCTGGTGGACCAATACGATGACCTTTACGCTAAAAGATTTGCTTTCTTTCTGTCCGAGGTCAGTGAGAGCCGTCTCCATCAACTCAACCTCAACAATGAGTGGACCACCAAAAAGCTGCGTGCCCGCCTCGCTAAGAACGCAAGCGAGCGACAGGAGCTCCACTTGTTTATGTTGCCGGGGCTTCCCGACACAGTCTATGAGCTTGCTGAAATGCAGTCACTCAAACTGGAGCAAGTAAAAAACGTCTTCATCTCACCCAGTGTGGCCAAGCTGGACAATCTTCAGGAGTTGTGGCTGGTTTACTGCCAGGCAAAGCTCCAGCTGCCCGCCCTGAACCATCTCAAAGAACAACTAAAGGTCCTACGACTATGGTTTGAAGGTTTAGACGAGGTGCCTGAGTGGATGTACCACCTGCAACGACTAGAGGAGTTACACCTGAATGGCCCGTTAGCCACCTTGGACTCCCTCCGAGAGCTTACCGCCCTGAGGGTTCTCACCATGCGCTCCAACCTTACAAAGATCCCAGCCAGCATCTGTGACGTTGCGCTGCAGCGTTTGAGCATCTACAATGAAGGTAGCAAGATCCAAGCCTTCAGCAGCCTGAAGAAGCTGACCAACTTGGTGTCGCTGGAGTTGGTGGGCTGTGAGCTGGAGCGTATCCCAAGTGCTGTCTTCAGCCTGAGCAATATGCAGGAGTTGGACCTCAAAGAAAACAAGCTGACAACTGTGGAGGAGATTCTAAGTCTGCAGCACTGCCAGCGACTGGTGAAGCTGCGGCTGTGGCACAACAAAATCACCTATATCCCGGATCACATCAGTAAGCTTCACGCGCTGGAGACTCTGGACATTAGCTGGAATAAGCTCAGAAAGCTCCCCAACCGGTTGTTCTACTGCACCAAGCTCAGGCACCTGGATGTCTCCCATAATCAGATCACCTCCATCCCGCCTGAGGTGGGCATCCTGCAGGGCCTTCAGTTCTTCTCCGCTGCTTTCAATTCGTTAGAGACGTTACCTGACGAACTGTTCTCTTGTAAAAGACTAAATACTCTGGCTCTTGGGAATAACTGCTTGTTCGTCCTGAGCTCCAGGGTTGCCAATCTGACCCAACTGGTCCGACTGGAGGTTAAAGGGAATCGCCTGGATGCTCTGCCTGCGGAGATAGCACACTGTCCCCTGTTGACTTCCAATGGGCTCATAGCAGAGGACAGCCTGCTAGAGATGTTGCCATCAGAGATGCGCAGCAGGCCGAGTAACAGCTGA
- the si:zfos-323e3.4 gene encoding volume-regulated anion channel subunit LRRC8C isoform X1 — translation MIPVGEFRNIGIEQNSKYRVLKPWWDVFSEYLCVAMLMIGVFGCTLQLTQDKIACLPSPFTSPTPNAIDCSHIRNYGENDTWDSLKPTNPVIREVLGRKNNLDIHQYVFINHYCYEKFVHWYAKYFPYLVVIHTMIFMVASSFWFKFPGTSSKLDLFVTILGKCFDSPWTTRALSEVCEERSEEKLVSLRRSTVSKDPPERRTDEEETTLLQRVGSSKSNPDKKSPESQSALSVLDKKGGEEAKALFEKVKKFRTHVEEADILYIMYVLQTSLKVFKFLLIIIYTAALSPNIEIVVRCLVPPELTGFDIYCCNHNKAHLFSKLAYCYISFVGVYGLLCIYTLYWQFHRPLRVYSFEHVRLETGINDIPDVKNDFAFLLHLVDQYDDLYAKRFAFFLSEVSESRLHQLNLNNEWTTKKLRARLAKNASERQELHLFMLPGLPDTVYELAEMQSLKLEQVKNVFISPSVAKLDNLQELWLVYCQAKLQLPALNHLKEQLKVLRLWFEGLDEVPEWMYHLQRLEELHLNGPLATLDSLRELTALRVLTMRSNLTKIPASICDVALQRLSIYNEGSKIQAFSSLKKLTNLVSLELVGCELERIPSAVFSLSNMQELDLKENKLTTVEEILSLQHCQRLVKLRLWHNKITYIPDHISKLHALETLDISWNKLRKLPNRLFYCTKLRHLDVSHNQITSIPPEVGILQGLQFFSAAFNSLETLPDELFSCKRLNTLALGNNCLFVLSSRVANLTQLVRLEVKGNRLDALPAEIAHCPLLTSNGLIAEDSLLEMLPSEMRSRPSNS, via the exons ATGATCCCAGTGGGAGAATTCCGGAACATCGGCATAGAGCAGAACTCAAAGTACCGGGTGCTCAAACCGTGGTGGGATGTTTTTTCCGAGTACCTGTGTGTTGCCATGCTCATGATTGGAGTCTTTGGGTGCACCCTTCAG CTCACTCAAGATAAGATCGCCTGCCTGCCAAGTCCCTTCACCAGTCCAACGCCCAATGCCATTGACTGCAGCCACATCCGTAACTACGGAGAGAATGACACATGGGACAGTTTAAAACCTACCAATCCTGTCATACGGGAGGTGCTTGGCCGTAAAAACAACCTGGATATCCACCAGTATGTCTTCATCAACCACTATTGCTACGAAAAGTTTGTGCACTGGTATGCAAAGTACTTCCCCTACCTCGTGGTGATCCACACCATGATATTTATGGTAGCCAGCAGCTTTTGGTTCAAGTTCCCTGGCACATCCTCCAAACTTGACCTCTTTGTCACCATCCTGGGAAAATGCTTCGACTCCCCCTGGACCACGAGGGCCTTGAGTGAGGTTTGTGAGGAACGGAGCGAGGAGAAATTGGTCAGTTTGAGGAGGAGTACAGTGTCCAAAGATCCACCAGAGAGACGGACGGACGAGGAAGAGACCACCCTCCTTCAACGGGTTGGTTCTTCAAAGTCTAATCCAGATAAGAAAAGTCCAGAGTCTCAGTCTGCTCTATCTGTGCTGGATAAGAAGGGAGGAGAGGAGGCCAAGGCTCTGTTTGAGAAGGTGAAAAAGTTTAGAACTCATGTCGAGGAGGCAGACATCCTGTACATCATGTATGTCCTGCAAACATCACTCAAGGTCTTCAAGTTCCTTTTGATCATTATCTACACAGCGGCACTGTCTCCAAACATTGAGATTGTGGTGCGCTGCTTGGTTCCCCCTGAGTTGACAGGTTTTGACATTTATTGCTGTAACCACAACAAAGCTCATCTTTTCTCCAAGCTGGCGTATTGCTACATCTCCTTTGTGGGAGTCTACGGCTTGTTGTGCATCTACACCCTCTACTGGCAGTTCCATCGCCCCCTCAGGGTGTATTCCTTTGAGCACGTCAGGCTAGAGACGGGCATCAACGACATACCCGACGTGAAGAATGACTTTGCCTTCCTGCTTCACCTGGTGGACCAATACGATGACCTTTACGCTAAAAGATTTGCTTTCTTTCTGTCCGAGGTCAGTGAGAGCCGTCTCCATCAACTCAACCTCAACAATGAGTGGACCACCAAAAAGCTGCGTGCCCGCCTCGCTAAGAACGCAAGCGAGCGACAGGAGCTCCACTTGTTTATGTTGCCGGGGCTTCCCGACACAGTCTATGAGCTTGCTGAAATGCAGTCACTCAAACTGGAGCAAGTAAAAAACGTCTTCATCTCACCCAGTGTGGCCAAGCTGGACAATCTTCAGGAGTTGTGGCTGGTTTACTGCCAGGCAAAGCTCCAGCTGCCCGCCCTGAACCATCTCAAAGAACAACTAAAGGTCCTACGACTATGGTTTGAAGGTTTAGACGAGGTGCCTGAGTGGATGTACCACCTGCAACGACTAGAGGAGTTACACCTGAATGGCCCGTTAGCCACCTTGGACTCCCTCCGAGAGCTTACCGCCCTGAGGGTTCTCACCATGCGCTCCAACCTTACAAAGATCCCAGCCAGCATCTGTGACGTTGCGCTGCAGCGTTTGAGCATCTACAATGAAGGTAGCAAGATCCAAGCCTTCAGCAGCCTGAAGAAGCTGACCAACTTGGTGTCGCTGGAGTTGGTGGGCTGTGAGCTGGAGCGTATCCCAAGTGCTGTCTTCAGCCTGAGCAATATGCAGGAGTTGGACCTCAAAGAAAACAAGCTGACAACTGTGGAGGAGATTCTAAGTCTGCAGCACTGCCAGCGACTGGTGAAGCTGCGGCTGTGGCACAACAAAATCACCTATATCCCGGATCACATCAGTAAGCTTCACGCGCTGGAGACTCTGGACATTAGCTGGAATAAGCTCAGAAAGCTCCCCAACCGGTTGTTCTACTGCACCAAGCTCAGGCACCTGGATGTCTCCCATAATCAGATCACCTCCATCCCGCCTGAGGTGGGCATCCTGCAGGGCCTTCAGTTCTTCTCCGCTGCTTTCAATTCGTTAGAGACGTTACCTGACGAACTGTTCTCTTGTAAAAGACTAAATACTCTGGCTCTTGGGAATAACTGCTTGTTCGTCCTGAGCTCCAGGGTTGCCAATCTGACCCAACTGGTCCGACTGGAGGTTAAAGGGAATCGCCTGGATGCTCTGCCTGCGGAGATAGCACACTGTCCCCTGTTGACTTCCAATGGGCTCATAGCAGAGGACAGCCTGCTAGAGATGTTGCCATCAGAGATGCGCAGCAGGCCGAGTAACAGCTGA
- the keap1b gene encoding kelch-like ECH-associated protein 1B: MSECLTECKALVTPSTRNGHRVFSYTLESHTAAAFAIMNELRLDRQLCDVTLRVRYKDLEAVDFVAHKVVLASSSPVFRAMFTNGLKECGMELVPIEGIHPRVMDRLIEFAYTASISVGEKCVIHVMNGAVMYQIDSVVKACCDFLVQQLDPSNAIGIASFAEQIGCTELHQKAREYIYMNFSQVATQEEFFNLSHCQLVTLISRDELNVRCESEVFRACEAWVRYDRENRRPYVQALLHAVRCHSLTPNFLQAQLQSLDWDPQCKDYLAQIFQDLTLHKPTKVNSCRTPKVPQLIYTAGGYFRQSLSYLEAYNPCTGAWLRLADLQVPRSGLAACVISGLFYAVGGRNNAPDGNMDSNALDCYNPMNNCWLPCAPMSVPRNRIGIGVIDCMIYAVGGSHGCIHHNSVERYDPERDQWQLVAPMLTRRIGVGVAVINRLLYAVGGFDGASRLSSCECYNPERDEWKTMASMNTTRSGAGVCALGNQIFVMGGYDGTNQLNTVERYNVETDTWSCAASMRHRRSALGVTALHGRIYVLGGYDGSTFLDSVECYDPEDDTWSEVTRMMSGRSGVGVAVTMEPCQKDLPQCPKPERENGGVSHHNQRQSTL; encoded by the exons ATGTCAGAGTGCCTGACAGAATGCAAAGCGCTGGTAACTCCATCCACGCGCAACGGCCACCGCGTCTTCAGCTACACACTAGAGAGCCACACGGCCGCCGCCTTCGCCATCATGAACGAGCTGCGTTTGGATCGCCAACTCTGCGATGTGACGCTCCGTGTGCGCTACAAAGACCTGGAGGCTGTGGATTTTGTGGCTCACAAGGTGGTGCTGGCCTCGTCATCGCCCGTCTTCAGGGCCATGTTCACCAACGGCTTGAAGGAGTGCGGCATGGAGCTGGTGCCCATAGAGGGCATTCACCCCAGA GTCATGGACAGACTGATAGAGTTTGCCTACACAGCCAGCATTTCAGTTGGAGAGAAGTGTGTGATCCACGTGATGAACGGTGCTGTCATGTACCAGATAGATAGCGTCGTGAAGGCCTGCTGTGACTTCCTAGTTCAGCAGTTGGACCCCAGCAACGCCATTGGCATTGCCAGTTTCGCTGAGCAAATCGGCTGCACAGAGCTCCACCAGAAGGCCCGGGAATATATCTATATGAACTTCAGCCAG GTGGCAACCCAGGAGGAGTTCTTTAACTTGTCCCACTGCCAGCTTGTGACCCTCATCAGCCGTGATGAGCTTAATGTCCGTTGTGAGTCTGAAGTCTTCCGGGCGTGCGAGGCCTGGGTGCGCTACGATCGAGAAAACCGGCGGCCGTACGTCCAGGCCTTACTCCACGCAGTTCGCTGCCATTCCTTGACTCCCAACTTTCTTCAAGCTCAGCTCCAGTCTCTGGACTGGGACCCCCAGTGTAAAGACTACCTTGCCCAGATCTTCCAGGACCTCACTCTGCACAAACCCACCAAAGTCAATTCTTGCCGAACCCCCAAAGTGCCACAGCTCATCTACACGGCTGGGGGCTACTTCCGGCAGTCCCTCAGCTACTTGGAGGCATATAATCCTTGTACAGGGGCCTGGCTCAGGCTCGCAGATCTGCAGGTACCCCGCAGTGGCTTGGCCGCCTGTGTCATCAGTGGGCTTTTTTATGCTGTGGGTGGGAGGAACAATGCCCCTGATGGCAACATGGACTCAAATGCGCTGGATTGCTACAACCCCATGAACAACTGCTGGTTGCCCTGTGCACCCATGAGTGTGCCCAGAAACCGAATAGGAATAGGAGTCATCGATTGCATGATATATGCAGTGGGTGGATCGCATGGGTGTATTCACCATAATAGTGTGGAGAG GTACGATCCAGAAAGGGACCAATGGCAGCTGGTAGCCCCCATGTTGACGCGGCGCATCGGCGTGGGCGTGGCTGTCATCAACAGGCTACTCTATGCTGTGGGTGGCTTTGACGGGGCCAGTCGACTCAGCTCGTGTGAGTGCTACAACCCAGAgagggacgagtggaagaccaTGGCCTCTATGAACACCACACGCTCTGGAGCAG GTGTGTGCGCCCTGGGGAATCAAATCTTTGTGATGGGCGGCTACGATGGCACCAACCAGCTGAACACCGTGGAACGCTACAATGTAGAAACGGATACATGGAGCTGTGCTGCCTCTATGAGGCACCGACGCAGCGCTCTGGGAGTCACTGCATTACATGGACGCATCTATGTGTTGG GAGGTTACGATGGCAGCACGTTCCTGGACAGCGTGGAGTGTTACGACCCCGAGGATGACACTTGGTCAGAGGTAACGCGCATGATGTCGGGGCGTAGCGGTGTTGGTGTGGCCGTTACCATGGAGCCCTGCCAGAAGGACCTTCCTCAGTGTCCTAAACCTGAGCGGGAGAACGGTGGAGTTTCCCATCACAATCAGCGACAGAGCACACTGTAA
- the s1pr5b gene encoding sphingosine 1-phosphate receptor 5b — MEASSSAHVGTPPVTLTMHPSSTPPSSYGYLQFFWQYQDNSVIVEHYNYTGKLQGDRYRDGLRPEGIAFLVVCLLIVLENAVVLLAIWRNKKFHLPMYYLLGNLTLSDLLAGITYMANIIMSGPKTLQLTPLLWFLREGGVFITLAASIISLLAIAIERHVTMVTMRPYHSAKRGRMLGLICASWAIAGFLGILPILGWNCIHRLDQCSTVLPLYAKSYILCCVSVFCAVLLAIVVLYARVFRIVRTNTQRQRLGLSSSMRKGLARKSQKYIALLKTVTIVLGVFIACWLPLFLLLLLDFFCPTRSCRLLYKADYFLGVAMVNSLLNPIIYTLTSKDMRRAILRLLCRPCLMTRDGQVKKIGMPFLECSFSKTEVASQKLEGGIETTISSGNVVTTPSPIKALYPKLFKP; from the coding sequence ATGGAGGCTTCAAGTTCTGCTCATGTTGGGACTCCCCCTGTTACACTCACGATGCACCCCTCCTCTACTCCACCCTCCTCTTATGGTTATCTTCAGTTCTTCTGGCAGTACCAGGACAATTCAGTCATTGTGGAGCATTACAACTACACAGGGAAGCTGCAGGGAGACCGCTACCGTGACGGCCTCCGACCCGAGGGCATTGCCTTCCTCGTGGTGTGCCTGCTCATCGTCCTGGAGAACGCTGTGGTTCTTCTCGCTATCTGGAGGAACAAAAAGTTCCACTTGCCCATGTATTATCTCCTGGGAAACCTGACTCTGTCTGATCTCCTGGCTGGGATTACCTACATGGCAAACATCATCATGTCCGGGCCGAAGACTTTGCAGCTGACACCACTGCTGTGGTTCCTCCGAGAGGGAGGAGTGTTCATCACGCTGGCTGCCTCCATCATCAGTCTCCTTGCGATCGCCATCGAACGGCATGTAACGATGGTGACTATGAGGCCATACCACAGTGCAAAGCGGGGACGGATGTTGGGGCTAATTTGTGCAAGTTGGGCCATCGCTGGCTTCTTGGGCATCCTCCCAATCCTGGGATGGAACTGCATCCACAGACTGGACCAgtgctccactgtgcttccgcTTTACGCCAAGAGCTACATCCTGTGCTGCGTATCTGTGTTCTGCGCCGTTCTCCTCGCCATTGTGGTCCTTTACGCTCGGGTTTTCCGCATCGTCCGCACCAATACACAACGCCAGCGGCTAGGCTTGTCCAGCAGCATGAGAAAAGGCTTAGCGAGGAAATCCCAGAAGTACATCGCCCTCCTTAAGACGGTCACCATTGTGCTGGGTGTCTTCATAGCTTGTTGGCTCCCCCTCTTTCTCCTCCTACTTCTGGATTTTTTCTGCCCGACACGCAGCTGTCGCCTCCTCTACAAGGCTGACTACTTCCTAGGGGTGGCCATGGTCAACTCGCTCCTCAACCCCATCATCTACACCCTGACCAGCAAGGACATGAGGAGAGCCATTCTCAGGCTGCTCTGTCGCCCATGCCTCATGACCAGAGACGGCCAGGTGAAGAAGATCGGCATGCCATTCCTGGAGTGCAGCTTCAGCAAGACAGAGGTGGCCTCTCAGAAGTTGGAGGGGGGGATAGAGACGACAATCTCTTCCGGGAATGTTGTCACAACGCCATCTCCTATCAAGGCCCTCTATCCTAAACTCTTTAAGCCCTAA